From a region of the Arachis ipaensis cultivar K30076 chromosome B09, Araip1.1, whole genome shotgun sequence genome:
- the LOC107617319 gene encoding LOW QUALITY PROTEIN: centrosome-associated protein CEP250 (The sequence of the model RefSeq protein was modified relative to this genomic sequence to represent the inferred CDS: substituted 1 base at 1 genomic stop codon), with product MSWLRSAMTKAVEVGNNTNLTRAVRNYADTVVQHAGQAVAEGAKILQDRIAARNYRSVAQTIKRLEEAAITYRGPERVELLRRWLVVLKEIDKLSRAADEGKEKTFEHHLGVEELKDNPRKPSLVLYYDSDFGGEPLNFRDVFLQSQALEGITLSMIIEAPNEEEVSLLLEMFGXVCLFQMAHGDLYTALGNSVFFFSALHDIIIYVLPVFQVKREELLQFAQGAIAGLKISSQAVRIDAEAFSLKKKLNKITSQGTEYQVDYKSAEETMATLEALKIALAQIRICSRLEGLLLKKKGLTNGDSPDVHAQKVDKLKVLTDSLANSAAKAEKRILDHRVQKEEALKVRVAKDGEVSEKEKELTTEISGLQQRKEELEAELKKVNTSLASAQARLWNVREERDQFEEANNQIVEHLKTKEDELTKSIRSCNVEADVIKTWVNFLEDTWVLQRSNAEIYEKQVNDELESHEDYFVNLVIQLLAGYKKELEPSIDHIATFVVNLKNLSQRLEKVASSGDDEDTKLLSPRRNLEEEYLSYEAKIITTFSVVDNMKQQFYAQHEKISRKDEERVKELFDAIEKLRTKFEAIERPNLEIESPPEKSESPLAEKKLDDTPAASAPAPGTEILKTETEKRSKSPSAKGDDIFDHEAELAKLESEFGKVSQDYSGEEIGDWEFDELERELSSTK from the exons ATGTCGTGGCTGAGATCTGCGATGACCAAAGCAGTGGAGGTTGGGAACAACACCAACCTCACTCGCGCCGTCAGGAACTATGCCGACACCGTCGTACAACACGCCGGCCAAGCCGTCGCCGAGGGCGCCAAAATCCTTCAGGATCGCATT GCTGCTCGGAATTATAGAAGTGTTGCGCAGACAATTAAGAGATTGGAAGAAGCTGCTATCACCTACAGGGGACCTGAAAGAGTGGAATTGCTTAGAAGATGGCTTGTTGTGCTTAAAGAGATTGATAAATTGTCTCGAGCTGCGGATGAAGGTAAAGAGAAGACTTTTGAGCATCACCTTGGTGTTGAAGAGTTAAAAGATAACCCAAGGAAACCATCTCTG GTTCTTTATTATGATAGTGATTTTGGAGGTGAACCGTTAAATTTCCGTGATGTTTTTCTTCAAAGTCAGGCATTGGAGGGTATAACATTATCAATG ATTATCGAAGCTCCTAATGAGGAAGAGGTTTCCCTTCTCCTGGAAATGTTTGGGTGAGTTTGCCTGTTTCAAATGGCTCATGGTGATTT GTATACTGCTCTAGGcaattctgttttttttttttcagcttTACATGACATTATTATATATGTTTTGCCCGTTTTTCAGGTGAAGCGAGAGGAATTACTTCAGTTTGCACAGGGTGCCATTGCTGGGTTGAAAATTAGTTCTCAAGCTGTTAG AATAGATGCTGAAGCCTTTAGTCTTAAGAAAAAGCTCAATAAGATAACTTCACAGGGGACTGAATACCAAGTTGATTATAAATCTGCTGAGGAAACAATGGCAACACTAGAG GCTTTAAAAATAGCACTAGCACAGATTCGGATATGCTCCAGGCTGGAAGGATTATTGCTGAAGAAAAAAGGTTTAACCAATGGAGACTCTCCTGATGTTCATGCCCAAAAG GTTGATAAGCTAAAGGTTTTAACAGATTCTCTTGCCAACTCTGCTGCAAAAGCTGAAAAGCGTATTTTAGACCACAG AGTACAAAAAGAGGAGGCATTAAAAGTTCGGGTGGCTAAAGATGGTGAAGTTAGTGAAAAGGAGAAG GAATTGACAACTGAGATATCAGGACTCCAACAGAGAAAGGAAGAACTTGAAGCTGAATTAAAAAAG GTTAATACATCTTTGGCTTCTGCTCAAGCACGATTGTGGAATGTGAGGGAAGAGAGGGATCAGTTTGAGGAAGCAAACAATCAGATAGTTGAACATCTGAAGACAaag GAAGATGAACTTACAAAATCAATTAGGTCCTGTAATGTTGAAGCAGATGTTATCAAGACCTGGGTTAATTTTCTCGAAGATACTTGGGTTCTGCAGCGGTCAAATGCAGAAATTTACGAGAAGCAGGTCAA TGATGAATTGGAGAGCCATGAGGACTATTTTGTGAATTTGGTCATTCAGCTTCTTGCTGGTTACAAG AAAGAGTTGGAGCCTTCCATCGACCATATTGCAACGTTCGTTGTGAACCTCAAGAATCTAAGTCAAAG GTTAGAGAAGGTGGCCTCCAGTGGAGATGATGAGGATACAAAGCTATTAAGTCCAAGGAGAAATCTTGAGGAGGAATATTTAAGCTATGAAGCTAAG ATTATCACCACTTTCAGTGTAGTGGATAACATGAAACAGCAGTTTTATGCTCAACATGAGAAAATTTCGAG GAAAGATGAAGAAAGAGTTAAAGAGCTTTTTGATGCCATTGAAAAATTACGGACTAAATTTGAGGCCATTGAAAGACCAAATCTGGAAATTGAGAGCCCGCCTGAAAAGTCTGAATCACCCCTTGCCGAGAAAAAGCTTGATGATACACCAGCTGCTTCAGCTCCAGCTCCGGGTACTGAGATTTTAAAGACAGAAACAGAGAAACGGTCAAAATCACCTTCAGCTAAGGGAGATGATATATTTGACCATGAAGCGGAATTAGCTAAGCTAGAATCGGAGTTTGGAAAGGTTAGCCAAGACTACTCAGGAGAGGAGATTGGTGATTGGGAATTTGATGAGCTTGAAAGAGAATTGTCCTCTACCAAGTAA
- the LOC107617317 gene encoding chalcone--flavonone isomerase 1A — MAAEPSITAIQFENLVFPAVVTPPGSSKSYFLAGAGERGLTIDGKFIKFTGIGVYLEDKAVPSLAGKWKDKSSQQLLQTLHFYRDIISGPFEKLIRGSKILALSGVEYSRKVMENCVAHMKSVGTYGDAEAAAIQQFAEAFKNVNFKPGASVFYRQSPLGHLGLSFSEDGNIPEKEAAVIENKPLSSAVLETMIGEHAVSPDLKRSLAARLPAVLQQGIIVTPPQHN; from the exons ATGGCGGCGGAACCATCCATCACGGCAATACAGTTCGAGAACCTTGTCTTCCCGGCGGTGGTTACTCCTCCTGGCTCCTCTAAGTCTTATTTCCTCGCCGGCGCAG GGGAGAGAGGATTGACGATTGATGGAAAGTTCATAAAGTTCACCGGAATCGGAGTATACTTGGAGGACAAAGCGGTGCCATCACTCGCCGGAAAGTGGAAGGACAAGTCCTCCCAACAATTGCTCCAAACCCTTCACTTCTACAGAGATATCATTTCCG GGCCGTTTGAGAAACTGATTAGAGGATCGAAGATCCTGGCACTGAGTGGAGTGGAGTATTCAAGGAAGGTGATGGAGAATTGTGTGGCACACATGAAATCCGTTGGGACTTATGGCGACGCAGAAGCTGCAGCCATTCAACAATTTGCTGAAGCCTTCAAGAACGTCAACTTCAAACCTGGTGCCTCCGTCTTCTACCGCCAATCACCACTGGGACACTTGGGCCTTAGTTTCTCCGAAGATGGCAACATACCGGAAAAAGAGGCGGCGGTTATTGAGAACAAGCCATTGTCATCGGCGGTGTTGGAGACCATGATTGGAGAGCACGCCGTTTCTCCTGATTTGAAACGCAGCTTGGCTGCAAGATTACCTGCCGTTTTGCAACAGGGTATTATCGTCACACCACCACAAcataactaa